The Kineothrix sp. MB12-C1 genome includes a window with the following:
- the nusG gene encoding transcription termination/antitermination protein NusG, whose protein sequence is MAEANWYVVHTYSGYENKVKANIEKTIENRHLEEEILEVRVPMQDVVEMKNGAKKNVQKKMFPGYVLINMVMNDDTWYVVRNTRGVTGFVGPGSKPVPLSEAEMKPLGIKMENISVDFSEGDTIAVVAGVWKDTIGVVQRIDYGKQTATINVELFGRETPVEIGFAEVRKM, encoded by the coding sequence ATGGCAGAGGCAAATTGGTATGTAGTACATACCTATTCCGGGTATGAGAATAAGGTCAAAGCCAATATTGAGAAGACAATCGAGAACAGACATCTGGAGGAAGAGATTCTTGAAGTTCGCGTTCCCATGCAAGATGTTGTGGAAATGAAGAACGGCGCCAAGAAGAACGTTCAGAAGAAAATGTTCCCGGGTTATGTCCTCATCAATATGGTGATGAATGATGACACATGGTATGTAGTCAGGAATACGAGAGGTGTAACAGGTTTCGTAGGTCCGGGAAGTAAACCGGTACCCCTTAGCGAGGCGGAAATGAAACCTCTTGGTATTAAAATGGAAAATATCTCAGTCGATTTCTCAGAGGGAGATACGATCGCTGTTGTAGCCGGTGTTTGGAAAGATACCATCGGTGTCGTACAAAGAATTGATTACGGCAAGCAGACAGCGACAATTAATGTGGAACTTTTCGGCAGGGAAACACCGGTCGAAATCGGTTTTGCAGAAGTGAGAAAAATGTAA
- the rplA gene encoding 50S ribosomal protein L1 — MKHGKKYNEAAKQIDRNVQYEPADAIALAKKTATAKFDETVEVHIRTGCDGRHADQQIRGAVVLPNGTGKEVKVLVFAKGDKVAEAEAAGADFVGGEELIPRIQNEGWLEFDVVVATPDMMGVVGRLGKVLGPKGLMPNPKAGTVTMDVTKAISDIKAGKIEYRLDKSNIIHVPVGKASFTEEQLSQNFNALMEAIIKAKPSALKGQYLRSITLSSTMGPGVKVSVAKF; from the coding sequence ATGAAACATGGAAAAAAATATAATGAGGCTGCAAAACAGATAGACCGTAACGTTCAGTATGAGCCTGCAGATGCGATTGCTCTTGCAAAGAAAACCGCTACTGCAAAATTTGATGAGACAGTTGAAGTTCACATCAGAACAGGCTGTGACGGACGTCATGCTGATCAGCAGATTCGTGGTGCCGTTGTATTACCGAACGGTACAGGTAAAGAAGTAAAAGTTTTAGTATTTGCAAAAGGCGATAAAGTAGCAGAGGCAGAAGCGGCCGGAGCAGATTTCGTGGGCGGCGAAGAGCTGATTCCCAGAATTCAGAACGAAGGTTGGTTAGAATTCGACGTTGTTGTTGCAACTCCTGATATGATGGGTGTTGTAGGTCGTCTCGGCAAGGTTCTCGGACCGAAAGGTTTAATGCCTAACCCGAAGGCCGGAACAGTAACTATGGATGTGACCAAAGCTATTAGCGATATTAAAGCAGGTAAGATTGAATACAGATTGGATAAATCTAATATTATTCACGTGCCTGTAGGTAAAGCTTCCTTTACGGAAGAACAGTTATCTCAGAACTTCAATGCATTGATGGAAGCGATTATAAAAGCAAAACCATCAGCGCTGAAAGGTCAGTATTTGAGAAGTATTACACTTTCTTCCACAATGGGGCCTGGTGTAAAAGTAAGCGTTGCTAAATTCTAA
- the fliD gene encoding flagellar filament capping protein FliD, whose amino-acid sequence MAYNGAILNSIHNNYLTTYSPKKSSSFDTHKKSELRNIYNSIVKLNKESPLYKFDTNKEIKTFAVNMKEDARQLRNTIVSLGGLDEEQILNKKVAYSSNPDMVSVSYIGDLSEHADTQEIPSYQIGVVSLASGQVNIGTFLPDSKVKLPSDTYSFDISIQDLNYEFQYNIKESETNRDIHGRLARLISNADIGIRADVVEDGKGNSALRLTSVSQGLKEDETSIFTISDDHTSKTSGSVSYFGLDYLARPASNAEFLLNGMPHTAKSNNFIINNLYEVTLNGVTGLEEPNATIGLKTDVESLTENINNLLSSYNSFIDNMSNYSNHYIGTKRLLGEMQKITAHYQSSFDVIGLKLQDNGTIRADKDELETAVLSEYAKEDFSSIKNFANSLLRKTNQISLNPMDYADKTIVAYKNPGKNFATPYITSAYSGMLFNYYC is encoded by the coding sequence ATGGCATATAACGGCGCCATTCTTAACAGCATACATAATAATTATTTAACTACATATAGCCCGAAGAAGTCTTCTAGCTTCGATACGCATAAGAAGAGCGAACTTCGCAATATCTATAATTCAATCGTTAAGCTGAATAAAGAATCCCCTCTGTATAAGTTCGATACCAATAAGGAAATCAAGACATTTGCAGTGAACATGAAAGAGGACGCCAGACAACTTCGCAATACAATTGTCTCCCTGGGCGGTCTCGATGAGGAACAGATTCTCAATAAGAAGGTGGCTTATTCCAGTAATCCGGATATGGTTTCCGTCTCTTATATTGGTGACCTTTCCGAACATGCGGATACTCAGGAGATTCCTTCTTATCAAATAGGAGTAGTTTCTTTGGCTTCGGGACAGGTTAATATCGGGACATTTCTCCCCGATTCCAAGGTAAAACTTCCATCCGATACTTATTCCTTCGATATTAGCATTCAAGATTTAAATTATGAATTTCAATATAATATAAAAGAGAGTGAAACAAACCGCGATATTCACGGAAGACTTGCAAGGCTGATTAGCAATGCCGATATTGGAATTCGTGCGGATGTTGTTGAGGACGGAAAAGGAAATAGTGCACTACGTCTCACTTCTGTTTCTCAGGGACTTAAAGAGGATGAAACTTCTATCTTTACTATTTCCGATGATCACACGAGCAAAACCTCCGGTTCCGTTTCTTACTTTGGGTTAGATTATTTGGCACGCCCTGCCTCCAATGCAGAATTCTTATTGAATGGGATGCCTCATACTGCCAAGTCAAATAATTTTATTATCAACAATCTTTATGAAGTTACATTAAATGGCGTTACCGGTTTAGAAGAGCCTAACGCTACTATTGGTCTTAAAACAGATGTGGAATCTTTAACCGAGAATATAAACAACCTTTTATCCAGTTATAATTCTTTTATCGATAATATGTCCAACTATTCGAATCATTATATCGGTACGAAACGGTTACTCGGTGAAATGCAAAAAATTACTGCCCACTACCAGAGCAGCTTCGATGTTATCGGACTAAAGCTTCAGGATAACGGAACCATCCGGGCAGACAAAGACGAATTAGAGACAGCAGTTTTATCCGAATATGCGAAAGAAGATTTTTCTTCCATTAAGAATTTCGCCAACTCTCTTCTTAGAAAGACGAACCAAATATCTCTCAATCCTATGGATTATGCGGATAAGACTATTGTCGCATATAAGAATCCGGGGAAGAACTTCGCTACTCCTTACATTACGAGCGCTTATAGCGGAATGTTGTTCAATTATTACTGCTAG
- the rplL gene encoding 50S ribosomal protein L7/L12 — translation MAKLTAQELIDAIKELTVLELNDLVKACEEEFGVSAAAGVVVAAAGAGDGAAAEEEKTEFDVELTEVGPNKVKVIKVVREATGLGLKEAKDLVDSAPKMVKEAASKQDAEDIKAKLEAEGAKVTIK, via the coding sequence ATGGCAAAATTAACAGCTCAGGAACTTATTGATGCTATTAAAGAGTTAACAGTTTTAGAATTAAATGATTTGGTAAAAGCTTGCGAAGAAGAATTCGGTGTATCCGCAGCAGCAGGTGTTGTAGTTGCAGCAGCAGGCGCTGGCGATGGTGCAGCAGCAGAAGAAGAAAAGACAGAGTTCGATGTTGAGCTTACAGAAGTAGGCCCTAACAAAGTTAAAGTTATCAAAGTAGTACGTGAAGCTACAGGACTTGGCTTGAAAGAAGCAAAAGACCTTGTTGATTCCGCACCTAAGATGGTAAAAGAAGCAGCTTCCAAGCAGGACGCTGAAGATATCAAAGCTAAACTTGAAGCAGAAGGCGCTAAAGTTACAATTAAATAA
- a CDS encoding CapA family protein, which produces MKKIRRRKRHILNIMLTFWLTLAGVILVGTAGILVYRVVVGQEDAEEFSPLKFTEVVSHIFTEKIPEEKEAEALGESGSGGGRYGEVLSDEEYMKDHNIYAKQTASEEEVTISFGGDILFDPNYSVMAKLLQRGNGIYDSIGAELLEEMKSADILMLNNEFPYSDKGTPIPEKQFTFRAKPESVSLLGDMGVDIVSLANNHAYDYGEAALLDTLDILTEAGMPYVGAGRNLEEAAKPVYFIANDIKIAIVSATQIERLDNPDTKGATDVSAGVFRCLHPDKLLEVIRETKENSDFVIVYIHWGTENVEQPDWLQLDQAPKIVEAGADLIIGGHPHCLQPIQYIDGVPVVYSLGNFWFNSKQVDTCLVKAAIDENGLKSLQFIPALQKDSKTVLLEGGEKERVLSYMRAISPGVNFDSDGYIN; this is translated from the coding sequence ATGAAGAAGATCCGTAGGAGAAAAAGACATATTTTGAATATTATGCTGACCTTCTGGTTGACGTTGGCGGGAGTAATTCTTGTCGGCACCGCAGGAATCCTGGTATATCGTGTCGTTGTGGGGCAGGAGGATGCGGAAGAATTCTCCCCTCTTAAGTTTACAGAAGTAGTTTCTCATATTTTTACAGAGAAGATACCCGAGGAAAAAGAGGCGGAGGCATTGGGTGAAAGCGGTTCGGGTGGCGGAAGATATGGTGAAGTTTTGTCAGATGAGGAATATATGAAGGACCATAATATCTATGCGAAGCAAACGGCATCGGAGGAGGAAGTGACCATATCCTTTGGCGGCGATATTCTTTTTGACCCTAATTACAGCGTGATGGCGAAGCTTTTGCAGAGAGGAAACGGAATCTATGACAGCATTGGAGCGGAGCTTTTGGAGGAAATGAAAAGTGCGGATATTCTAATGCTGAATAATGAATTCCCCTATTCCGATAAAGGTACACCAATTCCTGAGAAGCAGTTTACTTTCCGGGCGAAGCCGGAATCGGTAAGCCTTCTTGGGGATATGGGGGTGGATATCGTATCCCTGGCAAATAATCATGCTTATGATTATGGAGAAGCGGCTCTTCTTGATACATTGGATATTCTAACAGAGGCGGGAATGCCATATGTGGGAGCCGGGCGCAATCTGGAAGAAGCGGCAAAGCCTGTTTACTTCATTGCCAATGATATTAAAATAGCAATCGTATCGGCAACACAAATCGAGCGGCTGGACAATCCTGATACCAAAGGAGCAACAGACGTGTCAGCGGGAGTTTTCCGGTGTTTGCATCCTGATAAACTTCTAGAGGTGATACGAGAGACAAAAGAAAATAGTGATTTTGTAATAGTCTATATCCATTGGGGAACGGAAAACGTGGAACAACCCGATTGGCTGCAACTCGATCAGGCACCTAAGATCGTAGAGGCGGGGGCTGACTTAATCATTGGAGGTCATCCGCATTGCCTGCAACCCATCCAATATATCGATGGAGTACCGGTAGTCTATAGCCTGGGCAACTTCTGGTTTAATTCTAAGCAAGTGGATACATGCCTGGTGAAGGCGGCTATTGATGAAAATGGTCTGAAAAGTCTTCAGTTTATCCCGGCTCTACAAAAGGATAGCAAGACAGTGCTGTTAGAAGGTGGGGAAAAAGAGAGAGTGCTTTCCTATATGCGTGCAATTTCTCCGGGGGTGAACTTTGATTCGGATGGATATATTAATTGA
- the rpmG gene encoding 50S ribosomal protein L33, with the protein MRTRITLACTECKQRNYNTTKDKKTHPDRMETKKYCRFCKTHTAHKETK; encoded by the coding sequence ATGCGTACGAGAATTACATTAGCATGTACAGAATGCAAGCAGCGTAACTACAATACAACAAAAGATAAGAAAACACATCCGGATAGAATGGAGACAAAAAAGTATTGTAGATTCTGCAAAACACATACTGCACACAAAGAAACTAAATAA
- the rplK gene encoding 50S ribosomal protein L11, protein MAKKVEGYIKLQIPAGKATPAPPVGPALGQHGVNIVEFTKQFNARTADKGDVIIPVVITVYADRSFSFVTKTPPAAVLLKKACNLKSGSAVPNKTKVATISKDKVKEIAELKMPDLNAATLESAMSMIAGTARSMGIAVED, encoded by the coding sequence ATGGCAAAGAAAGTAGAAGGATATATTAAGTTACAGATTCCGGCCGGCAAGGCAACACCGGCACCACCGGTTGGTCCTGCACTTGGACAGCATGGTGTTAATATCGTTGAATTTACGAAACAGTTCAACGCAAGAACAGCGGATAAGGGCGATGTCATTATTCCGGTTGTTATTACAGTATATGCAGATAGAAGTTTCAGCTTTGTGACAAAGACTCCGCCGGCAGCAGTTCTTCTTAAGAAGGCATGCAACTTGAAGTCAGGTTCGGCAGTACCGAACAAGACAAAGGTAGCTACGATTTCTAAGGACAAGGTTAAAGAAATCGCAGAGCTTAAGATGCCTGACTTGAATGCGGCAACTCTTGAATCGGCAATGAGCATGATTGCCGGTACTGCAAGAAGTATGGGTATAGCAGTAGAAGATTAA
- the secE gene encoding preprotein translocase subunit SecE, translating into MGDSAKTDKAPKTDFFKGVKTEFKKITWPDKDSLLKQSVAVVCISVIAGTIIAIIDFILQYGIDFLTTL; encoded by the coding sequence ATGGGAGATTCCGCAAAGACAGATAAAGCACCGAAGACAGATTTTTTCAAAGGTGTAAAAACTGAATTTAAGAAAATTACCTGGCCCGATAAAGATTCACTTCTCAAACAGTCGGTGGCGGTTGTGTGCATTTCCGTTATAGCGGGCACGATTATTGCTATCATCGATTTTATATTACAGTATGGAATCGATTTCTTGACGACGTTGTAG
- the rpoB gene encoding DNA-directed RNA polymerase subunit beta encodes MEKNRIRPIASGKNIRMSYSRQKEVLEMPNLIEVQKDSYNWFLTEGLKEVFDDISPIADYSGHLSLEFVSFELCEDDVKYSIEKCKERDATYAAPLKVKVRLYNKEKEEISEHEIFMGDLPIMTETGTFVINGAERVIVSQLVRSPGIYYAIGHDKIGKRLFSSTVIPNRGAWLEYETDSNDVFYVRVDRTRKVPITVLIRALGVGTNDEIRELFGDEPKIEASFGKDTSENYQEGLLELYKKIRPGEPLSVESAESLITAMFFDPRRYDLAKVGRYKFNKKLALKNRIRHHVLAEDVVDVTTGEILAEAGVSVSAELADVIQNAAVPYVYIQTEERNVKVLSNMMVELTNFVDCDPREFGIPELVYYPVLQQILEEYSDDPEALADAIKKNVHELMPKHITKEDIIASINYNIHLEYGIGNDDDIDHLGNRRIRAVGELLQNQYRIGLSRLERVVRERMTTHDAEEISPQVLINIKPVQAAVKEFFGSSQLSQFMDQNNPLGELTHKRRLSALGPGGLSRDRAGFEVRDVHYSHYGRMCPIETPEGPNIGLINSLATYARINEYGFIESPYRIIDKTDVENPRVTEDVIYMTADEEDNYHVAQANEALDEKGYFVRKTVSGRYKDETSEYPKEMYEYMDVSPKMVFSVATALIPFLENDDANRALMGSNMQRQAVPLLTTEAPAVGTGMEPKAAVDSGVCVVARKSGTIDYVSSRLIKMTYDDGERDEYRLTKFSRSNQSNCYNQKPIVLKGNHVEKGQVIADGPSTADGELALGKNPLIGFMTWEGYNYEDAVLLSERLVQEDVYTSVHIEEYEAEARDTKLGPEEITRDVPGVGDDALKDLDDRGIIRIGAEVRAGDILVGKVTPKGETELTAEERLLRAIFGEKAREVRDTSLKVPHGEYGIVVDAKVFTRENGDELSPGVNQAVRIYIAQKRKISVGDKMAGRHGNKGVVSRVLPVEDMPYLPNGRPLDIVLNPLGVPSRMNIGQVLEIHLSLAAKALGFNVATPVFDGANEIDIMDTLDLANDYVNLEWEDFEKKYHDELLPEVVEYLSENRDHRALWKGVPISRDGKVRLRDGRTGEYFDSSVTIGHMHYLKLHHLVDDKIHARSTGPYSLVTQQPLGGKAQFGGQRFGEMEVWALEAYGASYTLQEILTVKSDDVVGRVKTYEAIIKGDNIPEPGIPESFKVLLKELQSLGLDVRVLREDQSEVEIMETIDFGDTDYRYEIEGDSRNYDYEKESFGVMGYQKQEFDENSGELVSSDEEEIEEDLEIEEVEEAEFAESFGE; translated from the coding sequence ATGGAAAAGAACAGAATACGTCCTATTGCTTCAGGCAAGAACATACGTATGAGTTATTCACGGCAAAAAGAGGTTTTGGAGATGCCCAATCTTATAGAGGTTCAGAAGGACTCCTATAATTGGTTTCTCACGGAAGGCTTAAAAGAAGTTTTCGATGATATATCTCCAATTGCGGATTATAGCGGGCACCTAAGTCTGGAATTCGTCAGCTTCGAATTGTGTGAAGATGATGTTAAATATTCTATTGAGAAATGCAAGGAAAGAGATGCGACTTATGCGGCACCGTTGAAGGTTAAAGTTCGCCTTTATAATAAGGAAAAAGAAGAAATCAGCGAGCATGAAATTTTCATGGGCGATCTTCCTATTATGACTGAGACGGGAACCTTCGTAATCAATGGAGCGGAGCGTGTTATCGTTAGCCAGTTAGTTCGTTCTCCGGGAATCTATTATGCGATCGGACATGACAAGATCGGTAAGAGATTGTTCTCCTCTACTGTAATTCCTAATAGAGGTGCATGGCTGGAATATGAGACGGATTCCAATGATGTTTTTTATGTACGTGTAGATAGAACGAGAAAGGTACCGATTACTGTACTTATCAGAGCCTTAGGTGTTGGTACGAACGATGAAATCAGGGAGCTTTTTGGAGATGAACCCAAGATTGAAGCGAGCTTTGGAAAGGACACTTCTGAGAACTATCAGGAGGGTCTGTTAGAATTATACAAAAAAATACGCCCGGGTGAACCCCTGAGCGTAGAGAGTGCGGAGAGTTTAATTACCGCAATGTTTTTTGACCCCAGAAGATATGATTTGGCCAAAGTTGGAAGATATAAATTTAATAAGAAGTTAGCATTGAAGAATAGGATCAGACATCACGTTCTGGCAGAAGATGTTGTGGATGTGACGACTGGTGAGATTTTAGCGGAAGCCGGAGTGAGCGTAAGCGCGGAACTTGCAGATGTAATTCAGAATGCAGCAGTTCCTTATGTATATATTCAGACAGAAGAGAGAAATGTTAAGGTTCTCTCCAATATGATGGTAGAGCTTACGAATTTCGTGGATTGTGATCCCAGGGAATTCGGTATCCCAGAGCTCGTATACTATCCTGTGTTACAGCAGATTCTGGAAGAGTACAGCGATGATCCGGAAGCTCTTGCGGATGCTATTAAGAAGAATGTACATGAATTGATGCCGAAGCACATCACTAAGGAAGATATCATTGCTTCTATTAACTATAACATTCATTTGGAATATGGCATCGGTAACGATGACGATATCGACCATTTAGGTAATAGACGTATCAGAGCGGTGGGAGAGCTTTTACAGAATCAATATAGAATTGGTCTGTCAAGGCTTGAAAGAGTTGTTCGTGAGAGAATGACAACCCATGATGCAGAGGAGATTTCTCCTCAGGTGCTCATTAATATTAAACCGGTACAGGCAGCGGTGAAAGAATTCTTTGGTTCTTCACAGTTGTCCCAGTTCATGGATCAGAATAACCCTCTCGGTGAACTTACACATAAGAGGCGTCTTTCTGCATTAGGTCCGGGTGGTTTATCCAGAGATCGTGCCGGATTCGAGGTTCGTGACGTTCACTATTCTCATTATGGCAGAATGTGCCCGATCGAGACACCGGAAGGTCCTAACATTGGATTGATCAACTCTCTTGCTACTTATGCAAGAATTAATGAATATGGTTTTATTGAATCCCCGTACCGTATTATTGATAAAACGGATGTGGAGAATCCTCGCGTAACGGAAGACGTTATTTACATGACGGCAGATGAGGAAGACAACTATCATGTGGCGCAGGCTAACGAAGCGCTGGATGAAAAAGGCTATTTCGTAAGGAAGACGGTATCCGGACGTTATAAAGATGAAACATCCGAGTACCCTAAGGAAATGTACGAATATATGGACGTATCGCCTAAGATGGTATTTTCCGTGGCGACAGCACTCATTCCTTTCTTGGAAAATGACGATGCGAACCGTGCGCTGATGGGTTCCAACATGCAGCGTCAGGCCGTTCCTCTTTTGACGACAGAAGCTCCTGCCGTAGGTACAGGTATGGAACCGAAGGCTGCAGTTGACTCCGGCGTATGTGTGGTGGCGAGGAAGTCGGGTACGATTGATTATGTATCTTCGAGACTCATTAAGATGACTTATGATGATGGGGAAAGAGATGAATATCGTCTGACGAAGTTCTCAAGAAGTAACCAGTCGAACTGTTATAACCAGAAGCCTATCGTATTGAAAGGTAATCATGTGGAAAAGGGTCAGGTAATTGCAGACGGACCGTCCACAGCAGATGGTGAGCTTGCTCTTGGTAAGAATCCGTTGATCGGATTTATGACATGGGAAGGCTATAATTACGAGGATGCGGTTCTTTTGAGCGAAAGACTCGTACAGGAAGATGTTTACACTTCTGTTCATATAGAAGAATACGAAGCGGAAGCCCGCGATACCAAGTTAGGACCGGAAGAAATCACAAGAGACGTTCCGGGTGTGGGTGACGATGCGTTAAAAGATTTAGATGACAGAGGAATTATTAGAATAGGTGCAGAAGTTCGTGCCGGAGATATTCTCGTCGGTAAAGTAACTCCTAAGGGAGAGACAGAGCTTACAGCGGAAGAAAGACTGCTTCGTGCAATTTTCGGTGAAAAGGCGAGAGAAGTAAGGGATACTTCATTGAAGGTACCTCACGGCGAGTATGGTATTGTTGTGGATGCGAAAGTATTTACAAGGGAAAATGGCGATGAGTTATCCCCTGGTGTTAATCAGGCGGTACGCATTTATATTGCGCAGAAAAGAAAGATTTCCGTAGGTGATAAGATGGCAGGACGTCACGGTAATAAGGGTGTCGTTTCTCGTGTGCTTCCGGTGGAAGATATGCCTTATCTGCCTAATGGGCGTCCTCTCGATATCGTACTGAATCCTCTCGGTGTGCCTTCTCGTATGAACATCGGACAGGTACTTGAGATTCACTTGTCTTTGGCAGCGAAGGCTCTTGGCTTCAACGTTGCTACGCCGGTATTCGACGGGGCAAACGAAATTGATATTATGGATACTCTCGACTTGGCTAACGACTATGTTAACCTGGAATGGGAAGATTTTGAGAAGAAATATCACGATGAATTGCTTCCGGAAGTGGTGGAATATTTATCCGAAAATAGAGATCACAGAGCTCTTTGGAAGGGCGTGCCTATTTCCAGAGATGGTAAGGTAAGGCTACGTGATGGACGTACAGGAGAATATTTTGACAGTTCAGTAACAATTGGACACATGCATTATCTGAAGCTTCACCACTTGGTAGATGATAAGATTCACGCCCGCTCCACAGGCCCTTACTCATTAGTAACGCAACAGCCTCTCGGCGGTAAAGCACAGTTCGGTGGACAGAGATTCGGAGAGATGGAAGTATGGGCGTTGGAGGCATATGGTGCTTCTTATACGCTTCAGGAAATCTTAACTGTAAAATCTGACGACGTTGTAGGACGTGTAAAGACTTACGAAGCGATTATTAAAGGTGATAACATTCCTGAGCCGGGTATCCCGGAATCCTTCAAGGTACTTTTGAAGGAGTTACAGTCCCTTGGACTCGATGTCCGTGTACTTCGCGAAGATCAGAGTGAAGTGGAGATTATGGAGACCATCGACTTTGGTGACACAGATTACCGTTATGAGATAGAAGGAGATTCCAGAAATTACGATTATGAAAAGGAATCCTTCGGCGTTATGGGATATCAGAAGCAGGAGTTCGATGAAAATAGCGGAGAGCTCGTAAGTTCCGATGAAGAAGAGATAGAAGAAGACCTTGAGATAGAAGAAGTGGAAGAAGCGGAGTTTGCAGAGTCTTTTGGTGAGTAG
- the rplJ gene encoding 50S ribosomal protein L10: MAKVELKQPIVEEISANIKDAQSVVLVDYRGLTVEQDTRLRKQLREAGITYKVYKNTMMNFAFKGTDFEALAPYLEGPSAVAISTEDATAPARILCKFAKEASKLEIKGGVVEGAAYDANGIAEVAKVPSREELLSKLLGSIQSPITNFARVMNQLAEKGGASACEAPAAEAVEETAAPAEEVAAPVEEAPAE; encoded by the coding sequence GTGGCAAAAGTTGAATTGAAACAACCCATCGTAGAAGAGATTTCTGCAAACATTAAAGATGCGCAGTCAGTTGTTCTCGTTGACTACCGCGGACTTACGGTAGAACAGGATACAAGACTTCGTAAGCAGCTTCGTGAAGCAGGAATTACTTACAAGGTTTACAAGAACACGATGATGAATTTCGCGTTTAAAGGAACAGATTTCGAAGCTCTCGCTCCGTATCTCGAAGGTCCCAGTGCAGTTGCTATCTCTACAGAAGATGCTACGGCTCCTGCGAGAATATTATGCAAATTTGCGAAGGAAGCAAGCAAACTCGAAATCAAAGGCGGTGTAGTTGAAGGTGCTGCATATGATGCAAACGGTATTGCAGAAGTTGCAAAGGTTCCTTCCAGAGAAGAATTACTTTCCAAATTACTTGGAAGCATTCAGTCTCCGATCACCAACTTCGCTCGTGTCATGAATCAGTTGGCAGAAAAAGGTGGCGCATCCGCATGTGAAGCTCCTGCTGCAGAGGCAGTAGAAGAGACAGCGGCACCCGCTGAAGAAGTAGCAGCTCCGGTTGAAGAAGCTCCTGCTGAATAA